CCCTGCAGAGCCCCTCAGCTCAGAGAGATGGGCTGGAGTCTACCCTAACCTTGCAAACCCCCCCAGTTTGGGGACAGAAGGGCTACTCCGCTTCTAGTCATGGCAGAAACTGGCAGCAGCTTAATCTGACGGCAGAATCTTTACGACAGAAGGAGTTTAAGGGACTCCGTGCTAGCCGCGCAGGGCCCCAGGGACTGTGTGGGGCAAGCAGCTGGCCAGAATCAGCCTTCACTTGAacgctaaggcctggtctacgcttgCAGACTTAGGTTGtagtaaggcagcttatgtccaCCGAACTCTGTCagagtctacactacagccgccccgccccccccctctaccccccacccctccctcccccgccccgcctcttcccccaaccctccgtccctcccccgccccgcccccctctacccccacccctccctcccccgccccgccccgccccgccctcttcccccacccctcttcccccaaccctccctcccccgcccgccctcttcccccgcccccccctcccgctCGGCGGCGAAGCGGACACCGAGCACCCCTACGTTCCCATCATGCCTCAGTCCCAGCGGCGCTGCGCTTCTGCCCCGGGGACGGAGCTCCCGGCAGCGCAAGGCATGCTGGGAGTGGTTATTTCCGCCCTTCCGCGTGGCCCCCTTACCTCAGCCACTCACAGGCCCGTTCACGCTCCCCGGGAGCCTATCGGAGGAGCCAGGCCAACCTGCCGATCACGTGACCGTCCGCGGGCGCGCTTCTTCGGCCCGGCGACGtcctcagggctgctctagcCGGCGGCTGCGTCTCTATGGCCTCGCGTGTCTGACCCCGCCCCTAGAGCTGGTTTCCCAACCGGGGCGGTGTCTGCCGTCGCCATGGAGACAGCACCGGGGCTTGCGGGAGCCGGGGGAGGCGCGGCTGCCGCTGTTGCCCAGGGGGCCGTTGCCCCGCCCGCCTGCGCGCCAGAGCGGCCTGGTAACCGGGGCGGGGCCCAGCCGCCGGGGCCGAACGGGGACGGAGCCTCCGGCAGGTCCCACCCACTCTGGGCAGGGCCCCCGGGGGGGAGAGGACCCcatcctggggcagcaggggcttggggggggggagaggaccccatcctggggcagcaggggctggggcagggcccccCTGGGGGGAGAGGACCCcatcctggggcagcagggggtggggcagggccccccTGGGGGGAGAGGACCCcatcctggggcagcaggggctggggcagggcccccCTGGGGGGAGAGGACCCcatcctggggcagcaggggctggggcagggcccccctggggcagcaggggctgggggggtggagaggaccccatcctggggcagcaggggctggggcagggcccccCTGGGGGGAGAGGACCCcatcctggggcagcagggggtggggcagggcccccctggggcagcagggggtgggggggtggagaggaccccatcctgggggagcaggggatgggggggcagggcattACCGGAGTTAGATCTCCCTTCTGGGTGGGGTGGATCATCTCAGGTAGGGGTGAGGGTGGTGATGGTCCATGATGAGGGGAGCAGATGCCCCATCCCATGCTAGGCCCTGGCCCTGCTTCCCCGGTCCCacgcccccagctggagcccacactccTGGGCTGTCCTAGCAATTGGCCTCCTATGGTGCTGCCTGCCACTGATGTTAGACCTTAGCCGTACACCTGGcacacccctctccctctcccggGAGGCTGGGGCGAAGCACACTGGGGCTGTGCAGTTACATTCACTATGACAGGGTGCGTTAGGACTGCCGGCCCATCACATGGAAAGTAACTGCATAGCCCCCGTGTGCTGCAATGGGAAGCCAGTCTGTTTTCTGTTATATTTCCAGGGTGCCCATTGCTGTCGTACCTACGCACCATGTTCAGGTGACAGCATAGGCCTCATAACCCCATGTTACATTGTTTCTTCTGTGCTTGCCCAGGCTATTGTAATGGCAGATTTTCCTTGCCCATCACTGACGTTGCTGCCTGTCAGCCAGCACATGCTGGCATTCTAAGTATAaggaatcatagactttaaggtcagaagggaccattatgatcatctagtctgacctcttgcacaacgcaggccacagaatttcacccacccactcctgtaacaaacccctaacctatgtctgagctattgaagtcctcaaatcattgtttaaagacttcaaggtgcagagaattctccagcaagtgacccgtgccccacattgcagaggaaggcgaaaaccccccagggcatCTGCCactctgtcctggaggaaaattccttcctgaccccaaatatggcgatcagcctTTTCCTAAATCCCCTCTGACTTTCTGCCAGTGAACAGTGCAGTAAGCTGGCTTGTGTGCATCACTACACTCTTAGATGGCTTGTACGTTAAAGATGCTTATGTGTAAGCATAACCTGAACTCAGAGCCCCATATTGCACCATGCCAGACTGGCCTCATAGGCATTGCTGGTCATTATATAAAGGTCATTTATTTCCACATAAATCATTCCAATGATCTTGGACGTAAATGGAGGGTGGGGTTGGGACTTGCATGTGTGGTTTGTCTAAGTAGCAGCTCACTGACCATAACACATTCCCATCCGACAGTGCATCTGGCTAAGCATGCAGATGTATTCTTGGGATCTTaggaaacttcctgaaaaaagGGAAAGTAAGGAGCAAGTGGGAGTGGGTAGACACATCCCTCATCCAAGGGAGTGGGTGCAAGGTGGAGCCGTGGAAGATGTAGAAGAATGGACAGTGACTGGAGCAGATGTTTGCACTGGAAAGCTATTGTGCCAAAACCTGTTAACTGGGAGGGCAATGGGGGCCAAACTTTAGGTGACATGACTCTAAGCCTGTCAGTTTGTGTGTGGCAATCCAACAGtgtataaaaatactgtaattagGGACACGGTATAAAGGGTCACCCTTTTCCCTGTACGCTGCCTATATGCAGTAGGACAACACAGTCAAGCTTCTCAGGTATTTAGAAGATACAGGAGTTCTACTGTGAAGCTAGAAAGGTCTCCTGGGGCTGCTTCTTAGATTCATCACACAGATACGTCTTCCCTAGAAATAGCCCCAGGGAGAGCTCCTGAAATCATTTCTTCAAGAGTTGAATCTGATCTTCAGTGTGCACTAGTGAGTTAATGTGAGCGCTGTAACCTGGCGTAGAGcgaaaggaaagggaaaagggaCAGCTTCTGTGGGTGGAAGGCTTTCTGGGGAATAAGGGCAGAGAGAGGCAAGACTGACTCCCTGGCTCATTGCGGGGGTAGACCAGGAGAAAAGGGCAGACAGGCATAAGAGAAAGGACTTGCTAGAACTTTCCTATGCCTGGGGTTGGGACACTCTGATACTGGCTGGTGCTGGTAGTTTAAGCTGCTACAAGCTGGTAGTTCAGGGTGTCTTGCACGTGACCGACTGATTAGTTCCATCATATGCAACTTGTAAGAATAGCTAACAGAATGAAGATGAACTCAGACGACAGCAGCGAATCAGAGAATGATcctgagggagaggaggaagaagagtttGCAAATGAACACATTAAGAGACTGagtggaggaagaaaaaatatgCATCAGGATGGCACTCCTCAGGAGGGAGCTTTTGAGGCAGAGGACACATGCCTAGGGCACAAGAGTGAACGCAGTTCAGGTGGGAAAAGTGATCTGCCGACTGTCTCACTGATTGATCTGGAAGAACAAATGACAGAAGACTGTGAAGCAGAGACCActccaagaaagaaaaagagaaaacacaGGTGAGTTTCCTCATCACCTTCCTCTGCCTTCTACTTCCCTGTGTACCTCAGGCTGTCACCTAGGCCTACCAGACTTCACTGTCCCACCAGACCCAAAGAGGAGCCAGCAAAGTCTGTGTGGCCAGCTGCctattgtgtttttatttactaTCTGTTTTGGGGCATTCAAAGGCCACTTATCTCAGGATGGAATGTGACATGCTGAGAACATTACCTTTTCAGGTGTAATTACTGTGGTTGCCCAGTACCCCAAACCCCTAGGCTGCCAGTAGTGTGCCAGGCATACCACAACTCAGAGGCAATCACTGTAGATGCTGCAGCATCGGGGCCTTGTAGGCACTAGCCCTGGTGGTCCCAATAACCACTCAGAGACGTGGCTAATGTGAAAGGGTATTTTTCTAGGGATGGCAGGAAAGTTTGCAGATACCCTAGCTATAGAGACTTGGGCAGTTAGCGTGCAAAGCGTCTGGTAGCGGTTCTTGTTTGGGCCCTGGGGCTGTCCAGTCAGGCGTCAAGACTCATCAATATGAcagtaagacacaggaggtaattgtgtGCAGCAGTTAGTTCATGTTAGTTCACCTTCTCTGTTCAGCACtgttgaggcctcagctggagcactgtgtccaattctgggcaccaaacattaggaaagatgtggacaagttggagtgactccacaggagagcaacaaaagtgataaaaggtttagaaaaattggactatggggaaaggttaaaaaatgtaTGTTTAGTCCTgaggaaaaaaagtgtgtgtgggggggtatttGATCTCAGGCTTCAattatgttaagggctgttataaagaagatggtgatcaattgttctccatgttcactggagataggacaagaagtaatgggcttaatctgcagccagggagatttaggttagatattaggaaaactttctaactataagggtaaatAAACTCCAGattaggtttccaagggaggttgtagaatccacgtcattggaggtttttaagaacaggttggacaaacacctctcagggctggtgtaggtttacttggtcctgcctcagcgcagaggactggactagatgactgttTGAGGTTCTCTCCAGCCCCACGTTTCtatcttcttcttagcatatgcataACATTCCTCAGGTGgccgtgaccaggattcatcatcagtttggtccgctggttggatcattagcttccccatctTGGgccgggtactgatggggagtgggTCATGAACGCTGATCCATGACCCCAGCTTAGTGCCTGCCTAGAATCCAGTCTCTGTTCCCGCAAATAGGTGCTAGTAGTGTTCCAAGCCAAGCTCAGTTAGTGGCTCATACTGGGGCCCCAGTGCCCTGgcttcctgcccagctgctgtTCCTCCATGAGTACCACACAGACCTGCACACAGCTGTATCATCTAGCAGTCTCAGCCTGTTCCACATGTATCTCTGTCCACAGAGTCTGGGGCTTCTCTCCTGCTGTTGTGCAGCTCCCATTCCCAAAACAGAACCTGGTCACATCCTAGTTCAGGGCCTGCCTAGGGGAAAGGGAAATGCAGTGGGATGGGGCTGATGGGAATTGTTGTTTCATTCTTTGGGAAGCCTGTGTGATGGATCTGCATCCAGTCAGCTCTGGGTGAACCATTGCATGCATGTGGTGACCTGTCAAGGCTCTGGCTGCCACCTCTATGCTGAAGATGAAGGCAGTTGCAATCTACTCTATTTTATGCACATCAAAGGTCAGAGTGCAGAAATTGTGCACACAGTTTGTATGTGCAAATACAGCTGTGTGCACAATTGCAGGAAGTTTATAAACAACTAACCAGTTACCTGCATGACTGACAGTTGGTACGCATGAATTATGCTGATGGATTTCTGCACATgcagttctgaaaatctgatcCTGAAGTGGGCAAAGTTTGAGCATTACCACTGGGGCATCAGGGAACAATTTTTACGTAATTTATTCTAAAACTTCTGCCCTCAAATGCAAAGGGAGAAACACATCATATCCCTTGTAAGAAATGTTCAGTTAGCTTGTTTATTcatatgaaaaataaacattCGGTGAGTAGTGGCCAGGGAGAACATTTGTGCCAGGTCTCAGCCATTTACCATCAAACACCCTTCAAAAAACAGCAGACAAAAGTAGAATGAATAATGGGCAGCTCTGAATTTTGGGGCCTGGACCCTATTGGGGTCTTTGGGGGTTGTTCAAAATCAGACAAGGAATCTCGAGTCACTCAAATTCCCCCAGTGTGGAATTCCAAATGGGAACCTACTCCTTGCTCCAGGCCTGTCTGTCctgtgctgggaccagagcagatTTGCTGAGTGTTTCTGTACAGATAGACATCATTAAGTCACCATGGTTGCACATGTCGTTGTATATGGAAAACCAAATGAACATAGTATAGAAGTTTGGGCTGTGATGACATCACGTCTCTGGGATCTagaattcacaaaacaaaatctgtGAAATGTTTCTTTAGTCCTGCCATCCTAGCTGGCCTGGGAGCTGCCATCTAATGGCAGCGCAGGGGCTGCCCCCCAGACTAGGAGGACAAAGGGTGGGTCCCTTCAGTAAAGCTGGCTAGGAATAGCTCCCTGGAGGCTGCCCACTCTGGTGAccagggcatgtctgcactgagccatttctttctcctctctctccattctaGGCTGCTCTCTATCAACCTGGCCAACTGCAAGTATGAGAGTGGTGAGTCAAAGACAAGCCAGGGCTCCTTTTTAGACCATATCTCACTGGCAAGTGCTGTGGAGCCCCCACACCTGGAGAAGGCTGTTAGCACTGGGTTTGGGCTGCACAATGGCTTTAATGGATTGATTGCTGTTTTGCAAGTGACTTTTGCTCTAGTGAAAGGTGCCAACTTGACCAGACTTTGGGCTGAAGCTCTCTCTGCACTTAGTGGGTGCAGCTCTGGTCACAGCACTGGGAGCTTCCCACCCATACTGGCCCCTGCCATGTGTCTCACGCCTGGTCTGGAGAGCCCTACTCCTCTAGGGATGCcaggggagttcagtctccatagcACATTCTCTACCGAGATTGCCAACAGGGGCTCAGGTAGTGCCAATTGTGAGGCAGATGTTTGCAGTGTTGACACTCGTGCAATGAAAACTGTGCACTCGTTTCACTAACAGTAGGACACTGAGCAGCCTGGGATGGCAGTGATTTGCATATATTACTGGCCTGGTCTGGATCTGTGCAGGACACCCCTCCGCTCAAGCCTGTGCCTCCAGGAATGAACTTTGGGCAGGTGGTTTAGGATTCTCACCTTACTCCTCTCTGTGGGAGGGAGTGGTGTTAGAATACATATGACAGCATCTCTGTCCAGGTATTGATTAATGCCAATTATACACAAGTTCCATATTATGGAGCACAATTGCTGTACTGAAAGTTACAGTCTCATATGCTGTGGAGAGAACTCAGAGTTTCTAGATGGAATAATGGACACTGGACACTTCCTCTCAAAGAGGTgccagatactatgatgatgggcTCCTTCTAAGAAGCTGAGGTGAACTGGGCACCTCCGAAGATCTGGTGTCAGGCCTCTGTCTCCTTCCTGGGACCACCAGACAAATGCACTTCCAAGGTTGACATATTTCATTAGTCTAGGAGTGAGATCCAGTGGACAGTTCGGCTAAGGGAGGGGTATGTTCCTGCTGCATTCCCCAGGGTCCCACCAGGTCTTTCTCCCCTTTGGAGGTGTGGGTGGAAGTCCTGGGGTGTTACTTTCCTTGCCTGCCTGTTCCCATCTACTTCAGCTGAGAGATGTGTGAACTCTTGGGGCCCATCTCTCATGCCCCGCTTGGAGATGCCTCTTGCCATGTGCTTGTTTTGCTGTAGTGCGGCGTGCTGCCCGACACTGTGGCCTAAAAGAAGTGGGGGAGGATGAGGAGTGGACGGTGTACTGGACTGACTGCTCGGTCTCTTTGGAGCGCGTCATGGAAATGAAGAGGTTTCAGGTAAAGACCCTTCATGGACAGGCTGCGAGTGTGAGGAGCTCAGGCAAAGAGGACAAGGCAGGGAGGAGTTGGTGGGATATCATGTGGTGCAGTGAAGTTGAGTATTCAAGGTCAGCAACAGTGCTACCCTTCTGTTACCTATGGGACAGTCTTCACAGCCTGTCCGTGTCTGTACCAGGGAGAGCAGGATCCCAGCAGCACCCCGAGCCTTTGCCCCGTTAGTACCCCTGAGGTGGTGCCATCAGCCACAGGTTGAAGGACAGCTGGAGAGCTGCCACCCTCTCTGCTGCTGAGTCCTTGTTCAGCACATGGTTCTTGTTGATCAGCTGCTCCTTTCTGTGAATCATGCTGTTCTTGGAGAGGGGAAACCACAGGTTTGAGAGAAGAGTGAACACATCTCATGCTGATGGGGCTCAGAGTAAGCACACCTGGCAGGGTAGCAGTCTTCCTGTCCTGTTCTTCCCTGAACTGACTCACATTGGCTCTCAAGGGTTATCACTTCTGCTCCTTTTGCTTGTTCTTTCTGCTGCACGTTGTTTCAGAAAATCAACCATTTCCCGGGGATGACGGAGATTTGCCGGAAGGACCTGCTGGCCCGCAACCTCAACCGCATGCTCAAACTCTTCCCCAAGGAGTACAGCATCTTCCCCCGCACCTGGTGCCTGCCTGCTGAGTGAGTGACCAGCACTGCTAGTCTGCAGCAGGACAGGTGGACGCTGTCTGCAGGGAAGGGAGGTCAGGGTAGTGAGAACCACTGAACTTAGCTTCCATGAGGAAGGTGCTTTCTGGAGGATCCACTGCTGACTCTGGGTCTCAGTAGCCTTCCTTTGGATGTAAGAAGATGTGGCTCTGTATTTAGAGAGTCCCAGATCTCAGAATGTAATCGCATTGTATTAGGTTGTGGAATTGTTCCCCGCAGGGAATAGGTGGGAGCCCCATCTCTAGAAGGATTTAAATCTGAATTGGATTAAACCCCAGGAAATAGACTGCAAGGGAATCCTGCCCTGGCCCTCATTGGGCAGGGGGATGAGCCTAAACGGTCATTTTTGCCTCTgacttctgtgattctgtgggATTTCCTCTGACAGTCTATGAGCACCCCTCCTTGGTCAGCTGGAGGGATCCTTCAGGGAGGTGTGCAGGACCTGGCCGCTCCCCGGTGGAGCGGGAGGCTCATTGCTGGCCTAGGAGGGATGGACTGGCCATGTGTCTGCAGTGGTGCCCGCCTCCCAGCACACAAACACCCCTGGCCTTGCCCTTTGCTGGCAGTGAGGAGGACATTCAGCACATTAGCCAGacaagggctggaagggatcacAGCAGCGTGTGGTGAGGTGTCAGTTCACAGGGAGAGGGATCAATAACCTGTGGACAGGGTGTTCAAACTGGGGCCTGAAGCACGCTCCTAGcttcatatttaggcatctaaataagtggcctgactttcaaaattgAGGCGCCCAGCAACTGGCGTTGGAACCAATCAATGTGCAGCACTGTTGGAGATTAGACCATCTATTTAGATGCCTGAATGTAGGAGGCTGACTCTATGTCCCAGGTCAGAGCACCCTGGCCTGGGCCTCCGGCTGCATCACACGTCCATCCCTGTCCTGACAATGCCCCAGGTCAGAGTACCCTGGCCTGGGCCTCCAGCCTCCTCTCTCATCCATCCCTGTCTGGTTTGGCAAATGCATTTTCAGGAGAGCCTGCAGGAATGTCGCCATTGTAGTTTGTTTCATTCTCCTTTGTGGTCAAGGGTTGGTTAgtttccccctgctccctccacagtAGCAGAGCTAAAACCTTGCTGGGTCCTGACTAGGCAGCAGCTGTCATTTCGTTACCCTTTCTCTGTGGTGGAGACGGTGATATTAACCCAGCAGGGCTTAGAGCCATAAGGGCTTTCTCCCCAAGGCTGTGATGAGACAGTGATAAATAATGTACTTAGGAGTGGCCTAGTGCAGTGTAGGACTGCTCTTCTCGCTGCCCCAGCAGTGCTGAGCCCTACATggcccagcatgcagtgctccaATCAGCCACCGGAGAGTCCTGCAGCTCTAACAGTCACTACTTCTTCATTACATAGCTATGGGGATTTCCAGACCTACGGGCGCATGAGGAAAAACAGGACGTACATCTGCAAGCCAGACAGTGGCTGCCAAGGGAGGGGCATCTTCATAACTCGCAACCCAAAGGAGATTAAACATGGGGAGCACCTGATCTGCCAGCAGTACATATCCAAGGTAACGGGGCTCCCAGTGTCCTGGAAAAAAGGTGTGAGCTTCTGGCCTTCCATGTCCTTCCAGTGTCCATGCCCCACTGCTGCCAGCCTTCCGCTGTGAAAGCTCAGCTAGCAGCGTCGAGGTtgccacctcccagcagggccatcGCCAGGCTGCTCAGCATTTCTCCTTCCCAGCTGGGCTGCGGAGAGTGCAGACCCTGAGCCATGCAGCCACAATGCAGCTAGCAATGCTTTTGTGTCTCACGGGCACTCCCCCCTTTTCTCTCACAGCCCTTCCTTATTAATGGCTTCAAATTTGACCTGCGTATCTATGTCCTGGTCACATCCTGTGACCCCCTGAAGATTTTTGTCTATGAGGAAGGGCTGGCCCGGTTTGCCACCATGAGGTACATcgagcccagcagcagcaacctGGTAAAGAAGGGACGTTTCCAAGCAACTGACGTAGTGTCAATAGGATTAACACACGCAGACCACTGGGAAGTCAGGGCCTcattctcttcttctctttcctctgccccctgctcagtTCAGCCCCTCCCCATTCCTTTTCCTCCATGTCAGGATGGTTATTTCAGGAGCTCCAGGATCCCCCAGGTGGGCTGTTTCCTGGCCTTATCCACCTGCTGCCACATCTCTGATGCACAGCCCCCGTTCCCTTGGGTCTGCTCTGCTCCCCGTTTTGCCCAGGCTTCAGGGGCAGAACAGGGAGCAGGGTGATTATCCTCCTGGCAGCATCCAGAGATGGCAGGAGGAGAGATGGAGAATGGGGagatggagaaggaaagggaaggggagaaggtcTCCTCATTGGGCTCTGTGCCTTACACAGCAGTACCCAGAGGTGGAGTCCATCCAAACACCTCTAGCAAGCACTCATCACGAGCTATTGCCTTGACTGGGAAGTACTCTAGCTAATCTGTGCCGCATACCTAGAGCCCTGCGCTATACAAAATTTATATGCGATCCACAAACGTGGTTTGATGTCTGCATCCACACATGTGGATAGccatggatatctgcagatttgcagggctctgcacATAACTACCTatggacacagcccctcccctagTAGCTGAGTGTCTCACGGGGTGTTCTGCTTTGGGATCAGTAAAGAAAAGGAGCAGATTCTCTTCTCTGCTCCACTTGCAGAAATTGCCTGCACCTTCTCTGCTGGGGGCAGCATGGGACATACCCCCGTGGGCATAGATCTAGTGTAGCCCACTCCTATCTCCCACTCCTGAGCACTGGCATATGGGGTGCGCTGAGGGCATGGCTCTGGCTATCTCCAGGTGGCAGATGGTTCATTAGAAGCCATTGCCAGTGGCTTGGATGACACCAGTCCCCTCGCAGGTCTAATTTGTGCTGGGGTGAACAATCTGAGAGATGTGTCCAGGactagctggctgctgctgcaccaggCAGATTTCAGCCACAGCAGGCTCTGGCCATGTGTTCATGGGTTTGTGGGGTTTTGCTGCTGACCTGAAATCAGGCATCTTAGAGTGGAGGGGTGAAGAATTTAGGCCTGGGTGAAGGAATAgccttggggaggggaggaggtggtgctGGGACAGAGGTGAGGTGCTGGTGCTGGGGCAGAGGTGAGCAGCAGTTGCCGGATAGAAGGCTAACCACTGCTGAGCATCTGGAGCCTCTTGTCTCTCACTGGCACTCAGAGATTGAGTGTGAAGGTCTCTTGCCGTCCCTCTCTCAGGACGATATCTGCATGCACCTGACCAACTATGCTATCAACAAACATAATGAAAACTTCATCCGAGACGACATGATGGGCAGTAAAAGGTACCATCCTGCCTATGCCACCACAGGCCCTGTTCACTTCCTACTGGGAGGCCAATTGATGGGGTAGCATGCTATGCGGGCTCACCCCATGTGAACGTTCTCTTTTAAGGTCACTTAGGTGGAGATCACCTGCTTCAGGGTCTTGGGCTCCTGGTCCAACTATCTCTTTGCTTGTTAATTCTGAGCACAGAACTGTCCCCTCAGTTTAGCTCCTATATCTGGGGCACCTCTAGGACTTTGCTTGCTTTGTAAGAAGCAGCACTGGGGCTCAGTCCCCTGAGTTCCCCACGCCGTTCTGAGCCATGGAGCCAGTGTGGTGATATTGCTTGCTATTGCTGCAGACCCACTTTGACTTGGACAGCTCTTATCACCTCCTTGTTCCCCAAACAGGAAACTATCTACCTTGAATGCCTGGATGATGGACAACAGCTACGACACGACAGAACTCTGGGAAGACATTGAGGACATCATTATAAAGACCCTTATCTCAGCCCACCCAGTTCTGAAGCACAACTACCGCACCTGCTTCCCCAACCACATCACCGGTTGTGCCTGCTTTGAGATTCTGGGCTTTGACATCCTGCTAGACAGAAAGCTGAAACCCT
Above is a window of Dermochelys coriacea isolate rDerCor1 chromosome 10, rDerCor1.pri.v4, whole genome shotgun sequence DNA encoding:
- the LOC119862551 gene encoding tubulin polyglutamylase TTLL13-like isoform X8; protein product: MESNCIAPVCCNGKPVCFLLYFQGAHCCRTYAPCSANRMKMNSDDSSESENDPEGEEEEEFANEHIKRLSGGRKNMHQDGTPQEGAFEAEDTCLGHKSERSSGGKSDLPTVSLIDLEEQMTEDCEAETTPRKKKRKHRLLSINLANCKYESVRRAARHCGLKEVGEDEEWTVYWTDCSVSLERVMEMKRFQKINHFPGMTEICRKDLLARNLNRMLKLFPKEYSIFPRTWCLPADYGDFQTYGRMRKNRTYICKPDSGCQGRGIFITRNPKEIKHGEHLICQQYISKPFLINGFKFDLRIYVLVTSCDPLKIFVYEEGLARFATMRYIEPSSSNLVKKDDICMHLTNYAINKHNENFIRDDMMGSKRKLSTLNAWMMDNSYDTTELWEDIEDIIIKTLISAHPVLKHNYRTCFPNHITGCACFEILGFDILLDRKLKPWLLEVNHSPSFTTDSHLDQEVKDALLCDAINLINLRACDKRKVLEEDKRRVKERLFQAHQPPREARQQLEEIRLKQEQREATTGKKKKERKENLQGESAGEKSRIRSKAKAPPTRLTYSSTRTCDRKMQQMVFDSMRPQEIVEDEEVERIKALLQRENLIRGLGIVDQLSRLLHTTEPRPLDVHRPHINISESQPQLLQDVFGNRETQGLMTLVPLSLLGGTVRELGQQIMQQPVAKAQMLGNQGFIPTLLGTLSGMGQSIPYRTQYKPQHGLQPQKNMSWLGSHTLGTPIVTEPCALAKMLKEGGRRFSSARNKVEGREYRIGSGILLVSVLKHPLFWET
- the LOC119862551 gene encoding tubulin polyglutamylase TTLL13-like isoform X5, which translates into the protein MQLVRIANRMKMNSDDSSESENDPEGEEEEEFANEHIKRLSGGRKNMHQDGTPQEGAFEAEDTCLGHKSERSSGGKSDLPTVSLIDLEEQMTEDCEAETTPRKKKRKHRLLSINLANCKYESVRRAARHCGLKEVGEDEEWTVYWTDCSVSLERVMEMKRFQKINHFPGMTEICRKDLLARNLNRMLKLFPKEYSIFPRTWCLPADYGDFQTYGRMRKNRTYICKPDSGCQGRGIFITRNPKEIKHGEHLICQQYISKPFLINGFKFDLRIYVLVTSCDPLKIFVYEEGLARFATMRYIEPSSSNLVKKDDICMHLTNYAINKHNENFIRDDMMGSKRKLSTLNAWMMDNSYDTTELWEDIEDIIIKTLISAHPVLKHNYRTCFPNHITGCACFEILGFDILLDRKLKPWLLEVNHSPSFTTDSHLDQEVKDALLCDAINLINLRACDKRKVLEEDKRRVKERLFQAHQPPREARREQLENSQAAWLAQAEKYENMHLGGFRRIYPALKTDKYEPFFKHSGSLFQETVASKAREECARQQLEEIRLKQEQREATTGKKKKERKENLQGESAGEKSRIRSKAKAPPTRLTYSSTRTCDRKMQQMVFDSMRPQEIVEDEEVERIKALLQRENLIRGLGIVDQLSRLLHTTEPRPLDVHRPHINISESQPQLLQDVFGNRETQGLMTLVPLSLLGGTVRELGQQIMQQPVAKAQMLGNQGFIPTLLGTLSGMGQSIPYRTQYKPQHGLQPQKNMSWLGSHTLGTPIVTEPCALAKMLKEGGRRFSSARNKVEGREYRIGSGILLVSVLKHPLFWET
- the LOC119862551 gene encoding tubulin polyglutamylase TTLL13-like isoform X1 → MESNCIAPVCCNGKPVCFLLYFQGAHCCRTYAPCSANRMKMNSDDSSESENDPEGEEEEEFANEHIKRLSGGRKNMHQDGTPQEGAFEAEDTCLGHKSERSSGGKSDLPTVSLIDLEEQMTEDCEAETTPRKKKRKHRLLSINLANCKYESVRRAARHCGLKEVGEDEEWTVYWTDCSVSLERVMEMKRFQKINHFPGMTEICRKDLLARNLNRMLKLFPKEYSIFPRTWCLPADYGDFQTYGRMRKNRTYICKPDSGCQGRGIFITRNPKEIKHGEHLICQQYISKPFLINGFKFDLRIYVLVTSCDPLKIFVYEEGLARFATMRYIEPSSSNLVKKDDICMHLTNYAINKHNENFIRDDMMGSKRKLSTLNAWMMDNSYDTTELWEDIEDIIIKTLISAHPVLKHNYRTCFPNHITGCACFEILGFDILLDRKLKPWLLEVNHSPSFTTDSHLDQEVKDALLCDAINLINLRACDKRKVLEEDKRRVKERLFQAHQPPREARREQLENSQAAWLAQAEKYENMHLGGFRRIYPALKTDKYEPFFKHSGSLFQETVASKAREECARQQLEEIRLKQEQREATTGKKKKERKENLQGESAGEKSRIRSKAKAPPTRLTYSSTRTCDRKMQQMVFDSMRPQEIVEDEEVERIKALLQRENLIRGLGIVDQLSRLLHTTEPRPLDVHRPHINISESQPQLLQDVFGNRETQGLMTLVPLSLLGGTVRELGQQIMQQPVAKAQMLGNQGFIPTLLGTLSGMGQSIPYRTQYKPQHGLQPQKNMSWLGSHTLGTPIVTEPCALAKMLKEGGRRFSSARNKVEGREYRIGSGILLVSVLKHPLFWET